Proteins co-encoded in one Papaver somniferum cultivar HN1 chromosome 5, ASM357369v1, whole genome shotgun sequence genomic window:
- the LOC113281730 gene encoding uncharacterized protein LOC113281730, producing MATPTKLDFWGVLLESRKIMKSHSRHFLALSVLFLLPISFSIVAFHTFQLTINRPEPKQPESLVRFTLNRHEDKLPNPRFLVFSLIYGFVVLVLSLCAAGTITYSVYHGFFGRPVKLISAIKSLLNSLLRLFTTVVSSLIVVVSISVFVSLVLFVIILVIEQLGFEISHYTENFSVFCVIGTVVLGLVVLYLLVNWSLAFVIVTIESSWGFDPLMRSKGLVKGMRCVSLSLLLFYGSILSLIVWLVWKFELGDGVVDGAIFVFLTVLAVLASACLMAMMLNCIASFAVLYMYCKALHGELALEIAEEFSGDYVSLPFDEEKVPYVVTVVQQP from the coding sequence ATGGCAACACCAACGAAATTAGATTTCTGGGGGGTTTTATTAGAATCAAGAAAGATAATGAAATCCCATTCCCGCCATTTCTTAGCTCTATCGGTTCTGTTCCTCCTTCCAATTTCTTTCTCTATAGTTGCTTTCCACACTTTTCAACTCACTATAAACAGACCTGAACCTAAACAACCCGAATCGTTGGTCCGATTCACTCTAAATCGCCACGAAGATAAACTTCCTAACCCTAgatttcttgttttttctttgatttacggTTTTGTTGTACTGGTTTTATCATTATGTGCTGCTGGTACGATTACTTACAGTGTTTATCATGGATTTTTCGGACGACCTGTGAAATTGATTTCTGCGATTAAGTCATTATTGAACTCGTTGTTACGACTTTTTACAACGGTTGTGAGTTCTTTGATTGTTGTGGTTTCGATTTCTGTTTTTGTTAGTCTTGTTTTGTTCGTTATTATATTGGTAATCGAacaattagggtttgagatttcCCATTATACTGAGAATTTTAGTGTGTTTTGTGTGATTGGTACAGTGGTTTTGGGGTTGGTTGTGTTGTATTTGCTAGTGAATTGGTCTTTAGCGTTTGTGATTGTTACGATCGAGTCGAGCTGGGGTTTTGATCCTTTGATGAGGAGTAAAGGTCTGGTGAAAGGAATGAGATGTGTATCTTTATCGCTTTTGTTGTTTTATGGTTCAATACTGAGTTTGATAGTGTGGCTTGTTTGGAAGTTCGAATTGGGTGATGGTGTCGTGGATGGGGCTATATTTGTTTTTCTGACTGTTCTAGCAGTTCTAGCATCGGCTtgtttaatggctatgatgcttaATTGTATAGCGTCATTTGCTGTTCTATATATGTATTGTAAAGCTTTACATGGAGAACTTGCTTTGGAGATTGCCGAGGAGTTTTCAGGGGATTATGTAAGCTTGCCATTTGATGAGGAGAAAGTCCCTTACGTTGTTACTGTCGTACAACAACCTTGA
- the LOC113279122 gene encoding uncharacterized protein LOC113279122, whose translation MNIKRRGGNACFKLDISQAYDTLSWDYLILVLKKYGFSTIFCNWILVLLKTTKIFIMINGRHVGYFGVGRGLKQGDPLSPILYVIAADILSRNILQSIQENKIQPMIIRKGIHPSHLFFADDIFIFCNGGKSSLLHLKKLLIDYQRASGQTVSATKSKCFVGGTYLVRGNQIADIMNMKLSSFPDKYLGVTLVQGKVKTEHLWSFVELLKRRLASWIGNLLAFQARITIIKFVLSSIPLYNMSTCKWPRKVIDACERIIRNFLWSGNAEDRKCVTISWDQDFNDHTRWIVGNGDKISFSMDTWILKQSIIKSFPDNAYIKQHINMKILWSWLGDIFAFKNPKSFENILYCGKSRSSVVQEIWMILAFNVMVDIWFTKNKAFFENMAQIKMKIPKIIECQFQLPDENTILFCCDGASRGNPGISGYGFIVRNFSGQFIAAESGGLGITTNFVAEVMGTLCALEWTIQHKKLQVIVNSDSKEALSVFCTKNLPWNDVVKELLQHFSHMSKSSKPASPDLYLHCIHPCVTHEDNLMLIARPAPEEVNEDAVARQITNHVNDWHLSLQIANNNGHVTVQSNANQFWTPPTQYFVKINFDVSFVNSFSPFGIGLIARNNAGTCTIAKGCTRTKIESEQAEAATFLEAGYYK comes from the exons ATGAATATAAAAAGAAGAGGAGGCAATGCATGCTTTAAATTAGACATCTCTCAGGCATATGATACTCTGAGCTGGGATTATCTCATTTTGGTTTTAAAGAAATATGGTTTCTCTACTATCTTCTGCAACTGGATTTTAGTGCTTCTCAAGACTACAAAGATATTTATCATGATTAATGGTAGACATGTGGGTTATTTTGGTGTTGGAAGGGGCCTCAAACAAGGAgatccattatctccaattctgtATGTGATTGCAGCTGATATTCTTAGTAGAAATATTCTTCAATCAATCCAGGAAAATAAGATACAACCAATGATTATCAGAAAAGGTATTCATCCTTCTCATCTCTTTTTTGCAgatgacatttttattttttgcaatGGTGGAAAATCTAGTTTACTTCATTTGAAAAAGCTTCTCATCGATTATCAAAGAGCTTCAGGGCAAACAGTGAGCGCCACTAAAAGCAAGTGCTTTGTAGGAGGTACTTATTTGGTCAGAGGTAATCAAATTGCTGATATTATGAACATGAAGTTGTCTTCTTTTCCTGATAAGTATTTAGGTGTCACTCTTGTGCAAGGAAAAGTTAAAACTGAACATTTATGGTCATTTGTTGAATTACTTAAGAGAAGACTTGCTTCATGGATTGGGAATCTACTAGCATTTCAGGCAAGAATTACAATCATTAAATTTGTTCTCAGTAGTATTCCTCTATACAATATGTCTACGTGTAAATGGCCAAGAAAAGTGATTGATGCTTGTGAAAGGATTATTAGGAATTTCCTTTGGAGTGGTAATGCTGAAGATAGAAAATGTGTCACAATATCTTGGGATCAA GATTTCAATGATCATACTAGATGGATAGTGGGCAATGGAGACAAAATATCATTTTCGATGGACACTTGGATCTTGAAGCAAAGCATAATCAAATCATTCCCAGATAATGCTTACATTAAACAACATATCAACATGAAG ATTCTTTGGAGCTGGCTTGGAGACATTTTTGCTTTCAAGAATCCCAAATCTTTTGAAAACATATTATACTGTGGAAAATCCAGGAGTTCAGTGGTGCAAGAAATTTGGATGATTCTTGCTTTTAATGTGATGGTGGATATTTGGTTCACCAAAAATAAGGCTTTCTTTGAGAATATGGCTCAGAT AAAGATGAAAATCCCCAAAATCATTGAATGCCAATTTCAGCTACCTGATGAAAATACTATATTGTTTTGCTGTGATGGAGcatcaagaggtaatcctggaATCTCTGGTTATGGTTTTATTGTTAGAAATTTTTCTGGACAGTTCATAGCTGCTGAAAGTGGTGGTCTTGGTATTACAACAAACTTTGTTGCTGAAGTCATGGGAACATTGTGTGCTCTGGAATGGACAATCCAACATAAAAAACTCCAGGTGATTGTTAATTCTGATTCAAAGGAAGCCTTATCTGTCTTCTGCACCAAAAATTTACCATG GAATGACGTAGTTAAGGAATTGCTTCAacacttttcacatatgagtaaATCCTCTAAACCTGCTTCTCCTGACCTATATTTGCATTGCATTCATCCTTGTGTTACTCATGAGGATAACTTGATGTTAATTGCTAGACCTGCTCCTGAAGAG GTTAATGAAGATGCTGTGGCTAGACAGATTACTAACCATGTCAATGATTGGCATCTTTCTTTGCAGATTGCTAATAACAACGGACATGTGACAGTGCAATCAAACGCTAATCAATTTTGGACACCTCCCACTCAATATTTTGTGAAAATTAACTTTGATGTTTCCTTTGTTAATAGCTTTTCACCATTTGGAATTGGACTAATTGCTAGGAACAATGCTGGTACTTGCACTATAGCCAAAGGATGCACAAGGACAAAAATTGAATCGGAACAAGCAGAAGCTGCAACGTTTCTAGAAGCGGGCTACTACAAGTAA